The genome window CAATATTAGGATATTAAAACTAAAGAATAATCATCATCATGTAATAAATTGATGTTATGATGTAATAAAAGTAAATAAGAATGGTGTTTCCAATGAGTTCTCTGTGAAAGTctgttttcaccatttgaataaaACCTTTTATCAGGTCATAACAGGCCTCAACATTAACTTTGGTCACCTTTTTCTTTGCAGAGCAAATGGCTTAAATGGCTCCTTTTGCCCTCACATTTTGCAGTATTTCGACAAGTTTTCAAGTCCATGGTTCAAGGCAacactgatatgttttctaggggtataactGAGTTGTTTAAACaaaagcacatttaaaaaaaccccaccttttttttaaatacaacattTACTTCTGCAATGGAAGATGACAactcctgaaaacatgaaacataaatcaatatcatatatgTAAGACTTACGTACGGTACGAGTACATAATACGTCTTCTTTTtgagagtttaggacacaaaacactttgttttgcctcacaatgactagcaatattgcaaagatgaattataaaattaaaaacatgATAAAAAAGGACTCTGTActgccattgcatttaggaggaaattaaacaacctgtcctcATCTACATCAGCTTCCTGTGCAGCCTCTGCAAATTGCGGGTGCCATTCATGCCGTCCCTCCATCCACCATAGGTGGCCTGCCCTCTCAGCATTAAACGCATCAAGATCCAGGCcctgtagagcaggggttctcaacctcttctgctttaaggcccacctattcatacttgtaccaggtcggggcccattaaaaaagatccccaattattttggctcatctattctattagaatctaataatctcctGTAAACTGTAttcatgggatgcaacatcactccctgttacagatgggaatttaaataaatgcaataaaaacaaatttttagattgtaggtattgtatttaaagctGTATGGATGCAAGTcattctcagtcagaagggaTTAAAAGGGAAATCTGATCCATtcgcacaagaacttattgccatgtttgtgttcagcaaacaagcaggttattaaaaccaagaagtccactcaaaagaagtggatacagaaaccactccgaaggatttttcatatgaaagaaaaatttaccacctaaatttgacattagtagaataaattttgatcatattgtagccgtaactaaatacaaagacaatagttatgcatactattaattaacttaatgtgaagataatcaaAAGATTGTGTctattttagtcttttgtatttgtaattatttgtatctgtacatgcacgaccccaccagctctgctaatcaacttattgtgtttaaaataaagttattcattcattatgaggtggaaaattatccatccgttgagttccccgacatctcaaactacctggtgctgcagacatcgttctacacggagacACAGATTAAAacatggaagagcatggaggagaacaactttttatatgtgtctgggttaaagatctggggatcaggacactacaaaataAATCTTGTATTGTTgttgcccgggtaaggaggagtttctgggctttttgtccgtgTCTTTCGATGGTTGCTATGACGCTACAGGTTTTGGAATCGGGTGAAAACAAATGACTGCtgctcgattcccaatcctccctgatcttctcttccagcaggcatcacagatccttaGAATTACCCAcaaatcaatctctctctctgtatacgtGTGCACTCTGTGTGTATTTGACAGGCTGGGGTGttcaaaaaaaacaaccaaacaacagCAACGAAAACCCTGTCCTTTTGTCAATTCAATTGTGTTTCTATCAGCATTTCTACAGGCTTTGTATCATATTCTACACActttttattctacaggttctacaagtgagTCACTGCATTCAGCAGGTTGTTTCCGAGTCATTAGATTCTGTAAATGCATCGTGGCAACAATCCAACAACACCTTGATattaaaaaggaaacaaaaacaatcatgaaaaagtatttttaaggctgaagtgtttttaaaagcaaatccTCCAGCACTGTAACAAGTAAAAATTAGACtgaacaactttcacttgtattggaataACATTTGACCAGGAGAATCTTTACTTTCACTCGAGTAATGGAGTTGTGgattttgtcccaaagtgcatatTTGtccaaatgctttcagtttctctctttctAACAGTGGAACAGTAATATTCAGCTTTACTTACATTGCTTTTCTGGATGCTGCAATCACAGGCATCACCTTCACAAGAACCCAATCTGGTATCTTCTCTGTACTGGTATATTTACTCAGGTcaaactcctccagctcctgtgctgaagtcagtaacacaaacaccagagcAGACCACTGTGAAGGAGAGAGTTCACTTTGTTTTCCAGATTTCAGGTAGCGTTGGATTTCCTCCACTAGAGAATCGTCacccagttcattcagacagtggaacagattgatggatttttcTGCAGGAAGATTTTCACTGATCCTCTCCTTAATGTACTGAACTGTTTTCTTCTTTCCTGTCTTGAAGCTACTTCCtgtctgtgttactaaggcaCGTAAGAGTTCctgattggactccagtgagagacccagaagaaaGCGGAGGAACAGATCCAGATGTCCTGTCTGACTTTTTAAGGTCTGATCTACAGCACCCCTGTGTACATCTGAAACTGTCTGAAAGGACCGAAAATACAAATAACTGAACTCATCCTGATcaagaacatttctcttttccttcatgaAGGTCAGATGCACATATAGAGCTGCGAGATGCTCCTGAACGCTCAGATGAACAAAGCAGTACACTTTACTCTGATGAAGCCCAACCTCCTCTCTGAAGATCTGTGTACACACACCTGAGTACACTGCTGCTTCTCTCACATCAATGCAACACTCTTGCAGATCTTCCTCATAGAACATCAGGTTGCCTTTCTTCAGCTGCTGaaaagccagttttcccagtttgagaagcatttcttcatcactctcctgcttctttgagtactttcctctgatgatgtttgtctgaatgatgaggaagtgtgtgtacatttgagtcagagtcttggggatctctccactctctgcttcatCCAACATTCTCTCTAGAACAGCGGCAgaaatccagcagaagactgggatgtgacaCATGATGTAGAGGCTTCTTAATGACTTCAGGTGTGAGATGATGTTCTCAgccaggctctgatcactgaccctcttcctgaagtactcctccttctgtgggtcattgaaccctcgtacctctgtgactcgatggacatactcagaggggatttgatcagctgctgctggtcgggaggtgatccagatgagagcagagggaagcagattcccttTGATCAGGTTTATCAGCAGCACATGCACTGAtactgattcagttacatcacacactctcactgtgttccggaaatccagagggaaacgacactcgtccaatccatcaaaaatgaacagaaccttttccaacctggacatttctgtttctttgtgtTCCTTGAAACAGACATGAAGGAGCTCCATCAGACTCAGTTTTTGGTCCTccatcagattcagctctctgaaaGGAAGTGGAAATATGAGGTGGACATCCTGATTCGCTTTCCCTTCAGCCCAGTCcacaatgaacttctgcacagagactgtttttccgaTACCAGCCACTCCCTTTGTCACTACAGTTCTGATGGGTTTGTCTTCTTCAGATAAGGGCTTAAAGATGTCATTGCATTTGATTGGTGTTTCCTCTGTTGTTTTTCTCCTGGATGCTGCCTTGATCcgtctcacctcatgttctttattgacgtctccactgtctccctctgtgatgtagagctctgtgtagatctcattcaggagcactcggttttcctgctttattatcactccatttaaacactgaaacttCTTCATCAGATTTAATTTGAACTTTTTCTGGACTTCATTTCCAGCAGCAGATTCtggggcgtgtctgtgtgacaGGGTGAAGTAGGAAGACATGGTGAGACATGGGCTCCAATTATTAGAGTTTAAGATCACAGTTTTTCTGACTGGTTTCCACAGATAGTTCTTTATGATGTTCTCAATGTGCATTTGTTTTATTCTCCTGTATGTTTTCTATAATCTAATCAGTCTCTGTGAAATAACAGCAGAGAGGTTTATAATACCAGAGCGTCAGTATCACAGTCATGGTGTTGGGTTTGATCTTACCCTGTATCTGTGAGGAAGATCTTTTCTATTCTGTCTCCTGCGTTCTGTAAAACACTGGGAACAAAATTTGTTGCTGTTAAAGACAATAACTTTCATCATTTTAATCCTACAATCTAAACTTTAGCCCTAATTTTACTACAATAATACAACATGAGAAAAATATTGTGgaacttgagaaaaaaaaatctgtcccagtTTTAATTTGAGTTTCTCGTTTTTCCTTCCTATTTGGTCATTAGGGATGGAACAGAATATCACTCCATCATgcagaatgaacagataatgtgttttAAATGGATACAAAAGCAGATGTGTATTTTTCAGAAAGTCGGCCAGAAATGTTCACAGGTATAAAATCTGTAACTCGAACCAGAAATATACTCCACCCTGGATGATCCACCAGtccatcattttaggggcaattTAGTGATCAGTCGACCTActgacatgtttttgggaggtgggagttcAGGTTGAGGAAAATGctgattttcatttttattaataaATACTGTAATATCAGTGATGTGATTTATGGTAAATAGTCATTGTGTTCATATAAAGGGTCTCCATtttctattatattttacagAAACACTCAGACACATCGCTTTTCATGGAGACACGGCCAAGTAACAGTGATCTCAATGGGGCCGGGATTTTAAccacaatttattattattattattattattattattattattattattattattattagtcatcGTAATAATTCCATGTTGTTTTTTTGCTTATATGAGCATTTCTTGCTTGAGCATTTAAAACATTACCTGTAAACATTTTGACCTTCATAAATGTTTACACTCCTCAAAAGCATTTCCTGAAAGTTTTGCTGAATTACTAAAGACTAAGAAACTATTATATCATAAAAACTGTACAGTAGAATGAGAGACAATCTAATATATATTCCATCAAAAATATCTGCTAATGACAGTGTAGCACAGCCTTTAACTGTGACTTTAACtttgagaattatgggatgttacttGTGTACAGATGAGGGGTTTCCGCTGTTAAATTCCAAAGGATGAATCATAGACCgatcactcttcatggagacacagctgggttctggtgagtctgatctcttcatctggagTTTACTGTACAACATTACAGACAGTCCTTTATATTCACCATTTACACtggttattattaattattactgGTTATTTTAATTATCTTGTTTGCAATTACTCTGACTTAGTGTCCCATCCAGATGCACTTTCTGCCTTATCCTGTATGtgacactgtgaaacactgaactgTGCCATTATTGATATGAATTACTCTAAAATGTTTAGTGAAAGTATTGTAGCAGCATTAGGACCTAATTAAAGTAtcacaaactgataaatatcaaaatGCTGATGATGAGCTGGACTGGATAAAGGAATGTGTAACACAGTCTTTCTCTCTACAGTGACTTTAACTATGAGAATTctgggatgttacctgtgtacaGATGAGGGGTTTCCACTGTTAAAGTCCAAAGGACGAATCATAGACCAATCACTcctcatggagacacagctgggttctggcgaGTCTGAGCTCTTTCTCTGGAGTTCACTGTACAACATAATAGAAGAGACATGAGACAGAATTTCATTGTCTCGAATATCACAAGACAAAACACTGGAAAAGATTAATTTGCTGCTCATATCatgtattgggcggcacggtggtgtagtggttagcgctgtcgcctcacagcaagaaggtcctgggttcgagccccggggccggcgagggcctttctgtgtggagtttgcatgttctccccgtgtccgcgtgggtttcctccgggtgctccggtttcccccacagtccaaagacatgcaggttaggttaactggtgactctaaattgaccgtaggtgtgaatgtgagtgtgaatggttgtctgtgtctatgtgtcagccctgtgatgacctggcgacttgtccagggtgtaccccgcctttcgcccgtagtcagctgggataggctccagcttgcctgcgaccctgtagaaggataaagcggctagagataatgaatgaatgaatgaatatcatGTATTGTGATATTTCTGTTGAATATTCTTTATGAGCTCTACCTCTTCTTACACACTAGGTGGCAGCACCAGAGGTCGTAGCCCACAGAGCACAGAGTTATAGAGTGGAAACCTAACTGCCTCAAAGCACGCTGACTGAACAGTCCAGAAAGTGAAGCTAATCAGAAGGAAGTGTTGTGGCACATGGGTCAAACTCCAGGCCCACAGCCTCATTTCATTCGGCCCGCGTGAACTTGGAAACAATAAAACTGAAACAGCCTGTAGAACACGACTGCTTAACATTTTCACACTATCCAGAATTCACAGCAGATCTGTAGTGGAGCCATCTGAAGGTAGTTACAGTAAACCGCTGTATATACATACGCGCACTCCAGTTTCTATCACGGCTGGATTGACCACAGTCTGAAATGCAGGTTAAAATAAACGCCTGGATTTGACACAGGATCTGACTTTAACACCCCGACTGTATTGATATTGCAGTGGTTTGATTTGCTGCCTTTACaaatcaaaataaatgttttacacTTTAAAATGTAATGTTTTGTGTCAACACCATCTCATCAGTCTGGTCCTGTGAAGCCTGTATTGAGATATGATTCATACTGTGGCTTTAGTGTATTGTCTCATATGACtgcatttttaattttataaaaacataattttactaggcggcacggtggtgtagtggttagcgctgtcgcctcacagcaagaaggtccgggttcgatccccgtggccggcgagggcctttctgtgcggagtttgcatgttctccccgtgtccgcgtgggtttcctccgggtgctccggtttcccccacagtccaaagacatgcaggttaggttaactggtaactctaaattgaccgtaggtgtgaatgtgagtgtgaatggttgtctgtgtctatgtgtcagccctgtgatgacctggcgacttgtccagggtgtaccccacctttcgcccgtagtcagctgggataggctccagcttgcctgcgaccctgtagaaggataaagcggctagagataatgagatgagatgataattttACTAACAATAAACAGAATCTGACATTTTTTCAAGTGGCGACTTAACTTTTCATTCTCAGTGTAAATTTTGTTGTTTATCTTTTCAGATATACTCACTCCATATTTCACATATGCACAGTTAATGACTAAAATATTAGAATATGACAGTTTActgctagggcggcacggtggtgtagtgattagcgctgtcgcctcacagcacgaaggtccgggtttgagccccgtggccggcgagggcctttctgtgcggagtttgcatgttgtctgcgtgggtttcctccgggtgctccggtttcccccacagttcaaagacatgcaggttaggttaactggtgactctaaattgaccatgagtgtgaatggttgtctgtatctatgcatcagccctgtgatgacctggcgacttgtccagggtgtaccccgcctttcgcccgtagtcagctgggataggctccagcttgcctgcgaccctgtagaacaggataaagcggctagagataatgagatgagatgagcttactgcttttctgagggtggggtcgcattatctgtgtccagatcacggctctccattttttaatattaGCTCATGGACTCACTGCTGATTCCTGAAGACACTTATCTCTTGGACTGAATGAATTACACTCCTAAAaatcaggaaaaaaacaaaaccaaacattTTGTTAAAATTAGAGAAAAAAATCTCACATCTAATGAACTGCACATGTGAAAGACTCCAAACTTAATAAGCAGGAGGATTGAcagtaagagtagttttaatggtTATGCAGAAGACGTGTGTATCCCTCTAGACAGGTGGTGATGTGAGCAGTTCAGTAATCAGGGGATTGAGACCTCTGCTGGAAAGGAGAAGAAACAGTTTGCAGTCCAAGCAGGTCAACTGTGATGCCTTCACTAAAAATGCTGAACCAGGAGGAGACTAAAATCACCTGTAGTTAATAGAAGGGCTACTTTAACTCTAATCCTACTTTCTCTTTACTAGCATTAAATGGGTTTTAGTTTGAATAAATTCTGATCAGTTACGCTAAACAGAGATGATTTCTGTGAGCCTAAAGTAGGGCTGTGTGATATGACTGTTTTACACCGTGAACGATCCATGATGTGTTTTTACTGAGGGATCACATGGACCGTGATACTAAATATATTGTCAGTTGTGCTGAAAATGCTGAAACATGGCATCTTGTTTTCTGAGCCAGACTTTACTCTATTCACTCGTCCAGCTCACGGTCTCCCTGAAAGACACAGGAACAAACCAATCATAACCCAGAGTCAGCAGCTCCTTGGGTTACGTTTCCTCATTTTGTTTCCCATCAGCATGGCCAAGAACACAGAGAATCTTTGTTGCAAAGGCAAGAAAGCAGCCTAATATACTTATACAGACTtaatgctggtcccaagcccggatagactggggacggttgggtcaggaagggcatctggtgtaaaaccgacaccaaatcaaatatgtggaacagatccactgtagcgacccctaacggggagaaggagaagaagaaagcaGCCTAAAGACACTCTTTATGAGAAAAACACTGATACCAAGACATTACACCTGCATTCAGCCATTAAACAACTTCTAAATATCGCTGATCCTCATGATGACTAACTGAGTCTCAAATACttttactttatatatatatatatatatatatatatatatatatatatatatatatatatatatatattaccccaaactctctgagtgtttaatagatgagaaactgaagagagaaactcgaatatagaacacacagccgataaacagcagctttacagggaagatgatttcagttccgcagttttactgctgtttttacacgagctcagtcaaatacaaccacattTCTCTCCAACACATCACTCACTTTTACTCAGCACTCCATGCTGGGCTTCATTAATCTCACCGGTTCTGCCTGGAGTTGGAGTTTCTATTATTATTTTCTCCCAACAGCAACATAACGGCGTCTCAGCTGAAAGAGAAACACTTTGACTTCAGGAGAACTGATTCACTCCGAGTGACGTGTCGTTCAGGGAATGAATCGACTCTTTGATTCGGCTCTTTGAGATGAATTTTAAATTGAAAAAGCAAACAGTGAAATTGAAATGTTTCCTCGGTCAGGGAGACTCTTGATGTTTTGTTGTTCTGAAGTTACACTGCAAGTCCAGTCCACTTTAATTACCAAGAAAAAGTGCTGCCATTAATAATAATCTCTCATGTGAAAAAGACAAAAGAAGGCAGCTGAGAAAGATTTCACATTTTATCCTGATTATcacattattattttacacagctACAATATGACCTCCCTGTATATAACAGCTGTTTCTGATACAGTGACTAAATAGTGTAGtatattggtttttttttcccctctaagaATAAAAAAATCCAGAGAATTTAGACACCTGACGCTGACACACACCTGAAAGCAAGAAAAGCAAAGCACACCCACGTGTTGTTTATTAGAGCTCTTCTAAATACAGGCCATTTATTTCAGTAAACGCTGCACACAGTTTGATGGTAGTGATTGTCAGATGAATCCGAGTCTTCGAATCATGTGTCGAGTCTTAGAGCGCGTGACAAATGAATCACGGTCTCGAGACGAGTTTCCATAAAACCCCGATGAGGAACAAGGCGTCTCCGAACAAGCGCCGCTATATATGGAAGGCCATTGGGACCAAAACTAATGACGGTGTTGTGCTAACTTGTACTCGTTAACGCGTAATTGCGTTTTAACGCGTAATTACGCGTTAATATGCAATTTAAATGACGTTTTAACGCGGAAACTACGATTTAAAGCGTAAAATATGAGTTAATGCATCATTTTGTGCTGGTCCATTCTGGGAAACTCAAGACTGGCGCTCCAGGAAACT of Neoarius graeffei isolate fNeoGra1 chromosome 22, fNeoGra1.pri, whole genome shotgun sequence contains these proteins:
- the LOC132870664 gene encoding NACHT, LRR and PYD domains-containing protein 3-like isoform X1; this translates as MESRDLDTDNATPPSEKHELQRKSSDSPEPSCVSMRSDWSMIRPLDFNSGNPSSVHSKLQMKRSDSPEPSCVSMKSDRSMIHPLEFNSGNPSSVHNVLQNAGDRIEKIFLTDTGHAPESAAGNEVQKKFKLNLMKKFQCLNGVIIKQENRVLLNEIYTELYITEGDSGDVNKEHEVRRIKAASRRKTTEETPIKCNDIFKPLSEEDKPIRTVVTKGVAGIGKTVSVQKFIVDWAEGKANQDVHLIFPLPFRELNLMEDQKLSLMELLHVCFKEHKETEMSRLEKVLFIFDGLDECRFPLDFRNTVRVCDVTESVSVHVLLINLIKGNLLPSALIWITSRPAAADQIPSEYVHRVTEVRGFNDPQKEEYFRKRVSDQSLAENIISHLKSLRSLYIMCHIPVFCWISAAVLERMLDEAESGEIPKTLTQMYTHFLIIQTNIIRGKYSKKQESDEEMLLKLGKLAFQQLKKGNLMFYEEDLQECCIDVREAAVYSGVCTQIFREEVGLHQSKVYCFVHLSVQEHLAALYVHLTFMKEKRNVLDQDEFSYLYFRSFQTVSDVHRGAVDQTLKSQTGHLDLFLRFLLGLSLESNQELLRALVTQTGSSFKTGKKKTVQYIKERISENLPAEKSINLFHCLNELGDDSLVEEIQRYLKSGKQSELSPSQWSALVFVLLTSAQELEEFDLSKYTSTEKIPDWVLVKVMPVIAASRKAIITCDTIKWRSAEALISVLNSEASSLRELHLTVKTLDLTGNKLEDSGVKRLCALLENPHCKVETLKLCGCGVSDEGCAALSSALRSNPSHLRELDLTNNNLGDSGVKRLCAVLENPHCKLESLGLWGCGVSDEGCAALSSALRSNPSHLRELDLNNNNLGDSGVTRLCAVLENPHCKLETLGLCGCGVSDEGCAALSSALRSNPSHLRYLDVSYNYNLGDSGVKRLCAVLENPHCKLETLG
- the LOC132870664 gene encoding NACHT, LRR and PYD domains-containing protein 3-like isoform X2, whose protein sequence is MESRDLDTDNATPPSEKHELQRKSSDSPEPSCVSMRSDWSMIRPLDFNSGNPSSVHSKLQMKRSDSPEPSCVSMKSDRSMIHPLEFNSGNPSSVHNVLQNAGDRIEKIFLTDTGHAPESAAGNEVQKKFKLNLMKKFQCLNGVIIKQENRVLLNEIYTELYITEGDSGDVNKEHEVRRIKAASRRKTTEETPIKCNDIFKPLSEEDKPIRTVVTKGVAGIGKTVSVQKFIVDWAEGKANQDVHLIFPLPFRELNLMEDQKLSLMELLHVCFKEHKETEMSRLEKVLFIFDGLDECRFPLDFRNTVRVCDVTESVSVHVLLINLIKGNLLPSALIWITSRPAAADQIPSEYVHRVTEVRGFNDPQKEEYFRKRVSDQSLAENIISHLKSLRSLYIMCHIPVFCWISAAVLERMLDEAESGEIPKTLTQMYTHFLIIQTNIIRGKYSKKQESDEEMLLKLGKLAFQQLKKGNLMFYEEDLQECCIDVREAAVYSGVCTQIFREEVGLHQSKVYCFVHLSVQEHLAALYVHLTFMKEKRNVLDQDEFSYLYFRSFQTVSDVHRGAVDQTLKSQTGHLDLFLRFLLGLSLESNQELLRALVTQTGSSFKTGKKKTVQYIKERISENLPAEKSINLFHCLNELGDDSLVEEIQRYLKSGKQSELSPSQWSALVFVLLTSAQELEEFDLSKYTSTEKIPDWVLVKVMPVIAASRKAIITCDTIKWRSAEALISVLNSEASSLRELHLTVKTLDLTGNKLEDSGVKRLCALLENPHCKVETLKLCGCGVSDEGCAALSSALRSNPSHLRELDLTNNNLGDSGVKRLCAVLENPHCKLESLGLCGCGVSDEGCAALSSALRSNPSHLRYLDVSYNYNLGDSGVKRLCAVLENPHCKLETLG